The Oryza brachyantha chromosome 7, ObraRS2, whole genome shotgun sequence genomic interval ACTATAAAACATCAAGGCAACGGAGACAGTTTCGGTTAAGGATTCTTTCAACAAGACTGTTGGATTCAGGAACCAGCGAAGAAGTAATGCTGTTCCAGAGGTGGAAAGTAGTAGACTCATTTACAATCCTAGAAAACAGAGCATCATGTTGGGCTCTTTCATCCGTGCTATCTGCTTCCGAAAAGTACCTGCAGTATAAGAATGTCACAATGAGTATGCATATGGCGAATTTCCAACCACACATGCAGATTCAACATTAgctttttttgacaaaaaaattacttcaacaacaaatatatgtagaaGGTTGATGTCTAGGAGCGGTTGACAGTCATCTAGTTCATAGGTTACCTCAATTCTAAAAGGAAGTTTTGAATGGCAGACTGGAgcaaaattacatattaaatGTATAGTAATTACACAGCAGATCCTTGAACTTGCAATAAGTTCAAAAATAGCCATACTTGCCACTCAATTAACTCATGTCGGGTCCACAATATAACAACCTCGCATTTTCATTTATGTGTTGCCCAAGTCACCAACAAAAGTGGAAAGACTCCTTAATTCCACTAGTCCACTGCATTAACATTGTCGTAATCTATAGTCCAGCAGCAGAAACCTCCAAGTCCAAGCATGAGGGTCAAGCAGAAGGCCATCTTTAACAATGCCATCATGGTATGAGTGCAGACCCAAGTCTGGTCTGCCAACAGGCAAAAAAGCATGATCACGCAGCCAATGCAACAGCCCTTCAGGCTGATCCTCTCCAGAAGTAAAGGGGCAGGCATCCAGTGTAGCGACTGCCACTAGGTCTGTGATGATCAGGAGGGAACGAGGGAGAGCTTGACCTACTAACACAAGCTCTGTGCTCTGCAGTTTTACAAGACACGCTCCACTAATTTGATGCACCAGTGGCTTCACTGTAAGATGGCCGGTTGGTTAGTTTGATCTGTTCAGTTTGAACAATCTTTATCCGGTTAAGTTtaattttggttaaatttagtttaaatCATTGTGTTCAATTCAGTTCAAGAACTACTGTAATGCATATAAGTGAGCACAGCTCCAGGTAACAGTAACTAGCACTAAACAAGAGTCAAAGCAAAATTTCTCAAGGAACTGATTTGGTATGGGTTTCGAAATGGTTGGAGGGGAAAGGAAACACTGTTACAGAAGGTCCAGATTTGGTGTGGGCATCTCTCAGATGGTTAATGTTGATGAAGGTATACTACATACAGTACAGCAGAAggcctccccccccccccccccccttctctctctctctttctcctctcctctgcgtCTTGGTGATTTTCTCCTTCCAGCAACAcgtaatagaaaaatatcccCTGGTCTATATTTTCGACATGACATGAGTAAATTCAACAACttttgaactaaaatataaacatggcATTGCCGCAAATTCCTAGAATATATGCCTTAGTTTATCTTAAATGTAACATTCTAATCTGAAGAGTATTGCCTTGAAAAGTTGAGCTGGAACTTTGATGTACCAACAAACAACTGTAAAACTTAATATTGAATATCAATGTCAAATGGTAAACTTGAACAAAACGAATTCAGCATACCTTGTAATATCAGCAGAACTTATAGGATAAAATGCAATTGAGGGTTCAAACTTTATGTCAAGATGCCCATTGTTTTGATCTGCATTGTCAGACATATTTCTGATTACTCTTGTCATAAGTTCAGCACCATTCCACTGCAAGAGTTTATCATCATATGTTGCATAAAATTCCTTCAGGCACTCCGCTAAGAAAGGGCTGAAATTAACATAAGCTAGGTGAAAAATACAGAATTGCCATGATAGTAATAGTTATGCATAATCATATATCTACACTGCAAAGTTGTAATCAACAAAGGAAACTAAGATGCTATGTAGGCACAGACCAAAATAACAGCAGCACATTTTTACATTTCcccctaaaaataaataaaccactAAAAGTTAATGGACTTTATGTGTGTGTTAACTAGATAGTATTGTGCTTCAACTAAATTGCATTAGTTTACCAAACCATATTAAAAGACTTATTACTTTCGTAACAGCTGGCTAATACATCACCAGACCTCATGTAATTTGATTGCAATTTATTGAAAATTCCAGTATTAACAAATTTATTGTCCTTTGAGCAAAGTTTCAGCAACTAGTCTTGATCAGTTGGCTTACTAAGCCAGCCCTTGAAGGGTAACTGAGTACCTGATTACGTCATCCAATTTGTAATGCAGAAAAGCACTGCACATCACTTTAACCAAGATGTCCAGAAGGATAGTGGAAAACAGTTACaatgaagaaaatatataatattactaGTTTATTACCTGTGTTTTTCAAATGCTAATACAGCACCACTAAAACTGGAATTTTCAGAAACTTGCTTGACAACACCAATAGAATTACTGAGTGTGTTTAATGGTTTGAGTACAACAACATCAGAGTCAAGGTATATCCCACCATATCTGCAGATAGGGCACAGAAGCACAAATCAATAATAAtcctgttaaaaaaaaagggatcTAAATCTGTATTCATGACAATGTTTATGTTCAGATGAAATAGCAATATACAGCTAATTAAAATTCATGTTTATGGGTTTTACAAACTATTGGTCCATTAATAACAAAGTATgacgaaaattttataatattttctcttacttttttctttgttgacAAGAGAACGATACTGGCATTTAAACCTCACACGGTTCTCTTTATAGCTTGTTCATATGTGAAAGTGAATTCCTCTTGTTTATGTTATGTCAACTGTTTTCGTGGCAACACACAAGCAAGATACTAAAAGTAGCTCAGCATGAGAATCCATTCAGAGAGCTTTGTCTGCTCCAGTGAAATTGTAAAGTGGTTCACTAAATAAAAGAGCATAATACACCTCTTAATGAGATGTTTATGCTTTGTCTAGCTGAATGTTTATTTGTGATGAAATCATTTCAGTTCAGTATGAATGTTACTTTGTCTTTGGCTATTTGTAACCAATATGAATCTGTTGATGACTATGTTTGCGTTTCGATGTTCACTCATGTAAGTTACACTAATCATttgaatgtatatatatgtttgacaaaTCAGAGTACTAAATTCAGCAGAAGCTACTCATTTTCTTTCAGTGGCTTCATCAATCGATTCCTTTGTAAAGAGATATTATTCTTTCACCGAGAGTTCATTACTTATGGATTCATCTATCTGGatagattttattttcaggAATAAGGTATATAACAAACTGTAAAGAGTGAAGTTAACAATGATTGTAACTAAACAAGTTTGACCTTTCTTGTCTTACTTGTAAAGAGCAGCAAGGCGTACTAGCTCACTATAATGCAAGGGATAGTATTTTGTTTTCCGCCACTCGTTCCATACTGATACAAAATCATGGGTTAGAGTACCCTCCAAAAGTTCATCAAGATCTGGCAATGCAACTGCAACTCTGTATCTGTAAGAGAAAATCAGTCACATGCAAGTTGCATTAGTTGCCATACAAAGTAAATAGAAGCTGCTTCTGAAATGTAAACTTAAAGTTCAAATATTAAACTAGGCGAATAGTTATTGTGGAAAAATATCTTAGTTCTATTATTTAACATGACGGATCAACTGACAACACTGAACAACACATGATTTGGGTCCAGTACCTAGTAGACAgtaacaacacaaatatataaataagttaCATTCCTACTTCCACAAATAACAGAAGgaaatgttaaaataaatagatcttcaaattacaaaaaaaattacagggTTATGAAAACTTCAGCGGTTTATGTAGCAGCAGGAGGAAGGTTGTAAGCATGATGCTGTAACTGTTGAGAATTCAGTATGTCGGACTGTCGGTTACTGAACTATAGATGAACTTATGATGCTGGACAGAAGGTAATGGAGAAGAAACAATGGGGGTGTGGTGGGTGGGTGTTTGGGGAATAGGTAACCCTTGCTATAGGCCTGTAGCAACTTAGCTGAAAGCATGCGTGGATACAGCATAGAGAGGAGAATAGTTTGGTTATCAGAAGTAAAAACTTTCCAAGCAAAAGGTGGCACAAATCAGGTTTATAGAATTGAGTTTTAAATGCCACTAATAATGCAGTGACTTCCATGGAGAGCTCAAATAGGCAATAGCCATACAATAATAAGGTACATAGCCACCAATCGCCACTGGCCATTGGGACAAGAAAGAGAGTTCTGGTAGCGAAACTTTAAGCTGATTAAATATATCCACATATGTGAACGTTTCACcttcaaaaaaataagacTTGTCCAAAGATACATCAATAATCAATTCATTATCATGTGTGAATCATAATGTATGTTAAACAATAACTACAGCATGTGATACAACAGCTCAGTTGCCTTTAGCTATCTCTGAAAGTTTTGACAGTAGGATTTCAGACACTGAAGTAGCAAGGAAATATTTAAGTTCTTCTATGAGCATCATTTGTGAGATTTGAGAATTGTTAAATTAAGCCAAACTAGAAGGTATGTCAGGCCCCTTGACTTGATCATAAGACAAGACTACAAACACAATCTATTGTGTAAAACAATCAGTTTTTGCTGGTTTCATTACTAATGTGACCACTATTAATAGTATGTGATACCTCGAACACTACATATaaatcctagagttcatatgGTACCTAAAAAACTGTTTCAGGTTTTAGGTCAGAagcataaatttatttctttgtcAATTAAGTACTACCCTTAGTAATATTAGCACTTGTAGTTGATCAAATACTACCCTTAAGAGAGTCAGAATTAGCAGTACAGAAATATACCCTTCCTTCACAAACTCCTGGAAGAATTCCAGCTCCAGAGTCTCCGACAACATGACGACGCAAGCTTCAGGGTGCTGCCGCAGTAAGCTCTCCAGTCCACGCTGGTTCCGTACGCCATATGCCCACTGTGGGCTGTTCCACACCATGAACACTCTCATGGAGCATTTCCCATGCTCAAAAAACTTCTCCATGAACTCAGAGAAGCCCAAATGTGGATCAATTCCTGGGTAGTACCCCCACCTCCTCTGCTGCTCCTTCTCGGTTACTCCCATTCCCTGCTTACTCTCAGACGATTGCAGGCTGCGCCGctcaaaatttttggaagcCGTCTTCTCTATCTCGGCGAGAAGCATCCGATGCACCATGCGGTCGCCGCGGGTGAGAGAGGTAAGGCCAGGGCTGTCCGGGTCCTGAAGCAGCGGGTGGTTGCGCGGATTGAGGAATTCTAGGTTGGACCGCAGCATCCGGTCGCGCCGGAGGTAGTCGGCCTTCCCCTCCAGCCACCGCGCCCACCCAGCGCGAAGACGTGTCTCGGCAACAGCAGAGGCAGGCTTCAGGAGCAACGCATcctcgacgccggcgatgGACGAGATCTCCACCCGAAGCTCCAGATCCACCGGCTCGTCGTCGGAtccgaaggcggcggcggcgatccgGTGCGCGGGCTCGAGGTGAGGTAGCCCCGCCGGGAGGgggtcaccggcggcggggaggcggaaCGGCAGGcgggcgacgccggcggcgtggtccCAGACGAGGGACGAAGCGGACACGGAGGCGGGGACCTCATCGGCCGCGCCTAGGCCGGACGCGGAGTCCTCGTCGAGCACGTCGAGCTCGTCGATTGGATCGTCCTCAGGGTTGGAGACGGAACCACCCTCGGCGTTGGAatccgcgccggcggcggtggtggtggtggttgccGCGATCGTAACCGTGGGGTCGAGCGCCGCGGCACCGTCGTCCTCATCCTCGACGAGGCGGGACGCGTTGGACGCcgcgtcgccggacgaggagCGCGGGAAcggggacgaggaggaggagaggcgggagtggaggacggcgagggagACGAGCAGGAGGAGCGCCGCCACCACGGCGCAGAGCTGCGCGCCCaggccggagcgccgccgcgccgccgcgtgcgAGTGGGAGCGCGGCAACATCGCCGCGCGCTGCGACGCAGCTTTCCCTCCCCCCCCCGCACCGCACCACCGCGATGGACAGTCAGATAGATACAGAGAGGATCCCTCCCGCGCGTCCCGTCCCCCACACAAAAGCTCCGTGTGCGTTTTCTTCGTGTTTAAACCACAACCATGgtgctgccgccgtcgccgtcgagcgACGGCCTCACCAACCCCCTCTCCCTACCAACTACTTCTACCGTCAGAGAGCTGACTCGCCACCTATGTAACACTTGACaacacatttttcttctttaggaatttcacatgtttttgtgatgaatCTCACCGAGAAAACGTCTtcgttggaaaaaaatttcgaTTTGTTTGTCAACATACgaatacatatttgaaattaaaTGCATTCTAGTAACAAAACAAAcgtaggctgcgttcggcaagCCCCATAAATTACCTtatctctcgttttccacgcgcgcGCTTTCTGAATTgataaacggtatattttttcgaaaattttttatagaaaagtgttttaaaaattcatattaatatatttttatactttttaataattaataaatagttaatcatatactaatctattactctgTTTTTTGCGCCAAACAACtaacccctcctcccctcaaaCGAGCGCGGCCATAgtataataacaaaacaaattacagattttgggataaaattgcaagacgaatttattaagcctaattaattcatcattagcaaatgtttactgtaacatCACATTATCAAATCATGGTAcgattagacttaaaaatttgtctcgtaaTTTACACGCACTCTGTGTAATTGGTTTTTTAGGCctacatttaatactctatatatatatatatatatatatatatatatatccaaacaTCGATACGACAGTCTGAAAAATTTTGTTCTGGGAACTAAACTGGACTTATTTGTGAGAATTTCACTGGGATTTACGGTGCAAACAGCAAACCTGACCTAGCGAAAGAATGGTATGTAGGGGAGGGGAATGGGAATCCTATGGCAGTGACAGTTCAGGCTTGGTACTCCAAAACTGTACAAATGATTCGCTGAACACGAACAGTGTTCGCCTCTCGTCTCTGTAGCGTCGGTGGATTAATCTCCGTCGCGGTCGATCTTTGGCCAGCCGTTTTCGGCTTGCGATTTGACAAACGCGGCCAGTAGCTTGATGTCATCTTCGGCCAGCCGAGGTCCGAAGGTGCACTGCCCTCTCGGGGTGCATTTCTCCCCGAAGCCCTGAACGCAACGCAGCAAATTAACACACCATCAAGCAAGCTGAGTGAGTACACCTCCTACTCCTGTGATTTCTGCTGCTCGAACATCGTCTTCATGGTGTAGCAACCAGTAAGAAATTACTCACCGGCATCCTTCCCTTCCCATAGTATGTTATGTTGTAGAGTTCGTCCTCTGTGGCAACTCCATTCCTGCAGCAAATTGGCCCTTAATTTTGCCTTGCCAAATCCATCAATGAGCAGCCAAAGTACACATGAGCATACCTCTCAAGATCCTTCATGAAAAGAGTGGCACCCTGGACATGGCAAATCAGCAAGCTAAGAACAAGCAATGGCCATagtaggaaaaagaaaaggctgaAATTTGCGTCGAGGTTTCAGAAACTCGCCGGCTGTAGGATGTTTCCTCCCATATCATGGCATCCGATGCACGCCTTCCGGAACAACGCTGCACCTTCCGATTGAGCAAACGCTGCAACAACAAATTGGATTCCGATCAACAAGAACGCGTCATGCAACGCGTGGATTCATTCGGAGTACTTCCGTTTCCTCTGCTGCTTTTTCTACTGGAATTCATTATCTTCAGTGAAGCTAGTAGCTTTTTCCAACGCATCTTGGAACGTTTGGAAAAGAAGAACTAACCTGGCGGTGTCGCAGCAGGGAAGCCAGGAGATgctgcggccgcggcgaggaggagcgccgcggcggcgaagagcgGCGTGGCCGCGCGCcctgccgccgcagccgcagacGCAGCAAAGGCGAGAGGGGCAAAtgacggcgggcggcggacggcgggcgTGGCCTGCGTTAGGCTGCCGGAGCACGCCGTCGTCCTCTGCGCAGCGCGCTGAGCGGCGGCCGTGCGATGCGGCCGCGGTGGCCGTGAGGCCAGCGGAAGCCGGTGCAtagcgctgctgctgctccttccTCCGCCGTCGCGGTGGGGACAGGGCTAATCTTGGAGGCCAGGGTCTGAGCCTGACGTGGTTCAGATAGAAGCCACGTGTCCGGATGGATTAGACGGCGCAGGCTCTAGATAttgaaaagaatttttttttattatcaggAGCACGGTCGATCGGATatcgaaaaaaattttaggcaggaataagaaaatgaattttatagcTCGTTTAGAAaccgagacgaatcttttgtgTTTAATTAATCCGTGATAGTATATGTGGATTAATGTAgtacttatagctaattatggactaattaggccctgtttctttTAGCTAATTATTATAATTCGGATTATTGGAAGTAAGCTGAAAAAACAGACAACTTACTAaaatagcttattataatctggagcccagcttattataatctgataagctcatttaggtgagctttttctagcttattaggtgaaaaattacccaccatgccaccTCAATCCCTCTTTTAActtgcaaacccaataatttagactctaataatctaggaaagaaacaactcacagcttattctattacaaattataacaatatagcttataataatctgactcaataatctaaattataataacctTAAGTTGAAAGAAACAAGGCCTTAACTTAGTATTAagagattcgtctcatgatttctttctaactgtgcaattagttttatattttatctatatttaatactctatttagatgtacaaagatttgatgtaatattttttgtaaaaatgtttttttaactaaacggGACCTGTATTGTCAAGACATTTAGGGCCTCATCGGATGGCCATATGATGAAAATACGCcagaaaaattaataattcgtgattaacttttacatttgagttcatattatattttaagtcaatataaaaagaaaagtataaaacaacatcaaaataatttaaaatttaagttttaaaattcaaattttgactggAGCCTTAGTCTACTAGCAGACTAAGTATtagtaaaagataaaaagatggGAGCCTTACAGCAAgctcaatagtatagccaactactagctccaatttttctatagtcattctaatagctaattcatacaatagttatctacaaaacattagtaaCACActatgtcttggagtccgtatACAGCTGGTAgcacacctctcttctctcttctctttctctttaaaatatgcttataactggcttatagcttgctattgtacctgttCTTAAGAGTGTGGTAGCAGTCTAGtatttcctccatttcataatataagatatttgacttttttattacaatgtttgatcatttgtcttatttaaaaaattatggaaatatcatttattttgcttgtaacttactttattatcaagaGAACTATAAGcacaacttgtcattttttatatttgtactaaattattGAATAATACGAATGGTCATACGTTGTaaccaaaaaattcaaacatcttacattataaacgTGATAAAACGCGGTAGTAGCAGATTTAAGGGATGATGCAATGCTTGTCCAGCACTGCAGCTTGATGGCCCGGTAGACACAATGCCAGCTTACCAAAGTAAAATCAGATCATTTGCTGGCAGGAAGTAGGAACATCGCGTAGCTCTTGTTTAGATCAACATAATGTAAGGTTTGgaatgcagcagatgcaagtTTTCCCAGCTGCGAGGGTTGTATAACCTAGCAGGCATAATGGATTTTCGGACTTCTATCCTGTGATTATAGACAACACGGACGGAGGATTAAATTCCTTTTCCCGATGACTAAGCGAGCAAAATGGAAGC includes:
- the LOC102722787 gene encoding cytochrome c6, chloroplastic, whose amino-acid sequence is MHRLPLASRPPRPHRTAAAQRAAQRTTACSGSLTQATPAVRRPPSFAPLAFAASAAAAAGRAATPLFAAAALLLAAAAASPGFPAATPPAFAQSEGAALFRKACIGCHDMGGNILQPGATLFMKDLERNGVATEDELYNITYYGKGRMPGFGEKCTPRGQCTFGPRLAEDDIKLLAAFVKSQAENGWPKIDRDGD
- the LOC102722512 gene encoding uncharacterized protein At4g19900, which codes for MLPRSHSHAAARRRSGLGAQLCAVVAALLLLVSLAVLHSRLSSSSSPFPRSSSGDAASNASRLVEDEDDGAAALDPTVTIAATTTTTAAGADSNAEGGSVSNPEDDPIDELDVLDEDSASGLGAADEVPASVSASSLVWDHAAGVARLPFRLPAAGDPLPAGLPHLEPAHRIAAAAFGSDDEPVDLELRVEISSIAGVEDALLLKPASAVAETRLRAGWARWLEGKADYLRRDRMLRSNLEFLNPRNHPLLQDPDSPGLTSLTRGDRMVHRMLLAEIEKTASKNFERRSLQSSESKQGMGVTEKEQQRRWGYYPGIDPHLGFSEFMEKFFEHGKCSMRVFMVWNSPQWAYGVRNQRGLESLLRQHPEACVVMLSETLELEFFQEFVKEGYRVAVALPDLDELLEGTLTHDFVSVWNEWRKTKYYPLHYSELVRLAALYKYGGIYLDSDVVVLKPLNTLSNSIGVVKQVSENSSFSGAVLAFEKHSPFLAECLKEFYATYDDKLLQWNGAELMTRVIRNMSDNADQNNGHLDIKFEPSIAFYPISSADITRYFSEADSTDERAQHDALFSRIVNESTTFHLWNSITSSLVPESNSLVERILNRNCLRCLDVL